gggtcatgagtacAAGTGCCTCATTAGGGTCcatactgggcatagagcctacttaaaaaaaaaatatgtattatgacTATGTCCTAGAGAAAGCTAAAATAATGTTCATTTGCATGTTGATGGGAGTTGTCCCTGGCAGATAGAATTTGGAgtaatttttgctttcattttctgtattgtttgaTATTTTGCAATGCAATGaaaaagcctgttttttttttttttttaacattgattaatctaataaaatacagaaaagaagaaaacaggagcaAACCAAAATCCTCTATCTCCTGAGATAAACACTGCTGTTGTAATCTTGATGTACTTCCTGAtacttttttctctgtatctaGCCGAGATCACATATGCACAGATTTTAAAGCACAGTTAATCTGGCTtcctggaaatttaaaatttatccacAACTGAGCAAGAGCTTCCCAAGTACACTGAGGGACCTAGGCATTGCCAGAGCCATCTTGATCATTCTAAGGAAAAGGGAGTCCTCTGGACCTGAAACCAGGAATTTCTTGCAATGATGACCGGTCCAAGAGTGCAAACAAGACTGTCATTCTTCAAGTCTTGATCAGGCTCCTCCTCCAGGCACTCTTAGAACAGTAAGGACCCAGGCCTTGTCCATCAGGAGCTCAAGATGGTTGGAGAGATGGACACCACCACCACTGGCCCTCATGTCCACAGTATCAAGCACAGTTAATGCTATATAACTCCAGATGAGGGAGGCCAAAGATGAGTGTGACCTGGGGCAGTTGGAAAAGCCTTTCTACCTCTTAAGCTTCAAGATAAAAGAGACAAATGGGAAGAGCCTTCCAGGTGGGAGCAAACAGTCAGCATGATGTTGTGGGAACACTGAGATGACACAGCCCTGTGCTTATAATATGATACCTTGGATGATCTTGTCTTACTTCATGAAAGCAGCAGtggaaatattaaatgatttgtCCAGGATGACACAGAAAGTTTGTGGTAGCTCTCCTATGCCTCCCATCCCCCAAAGAGCTCTCTTTCCTCCAGGTCACACTCCTCACATAAGTTAAATTCTGAGAACCCCAGAACCAAAGTATTTCAGGCTTGTTCCAGACCTAGGTTCTCCTATAGCTTCTATTTGTTCCCTGCAGAGAGCAGTGATGAGGATCAGCACCCAGGAGTAACTGGAAAATGTCAGCCAACTCAGGGAGGCTGGACACCCACCCCAGGGACAGCTAGCCCAGTAGACAATAGGCCTCACCATTTCTCCTTTGCCCACTCAGCTCACTGTTGAGTTTCTCAGTGGGATTGAGCATGCCTATGTGTGGATGTTCCTCACAGcatggtttattatttatttatttatttatttatttatttatttatttatctatctatctatttatttaaaattttttttaaagattttgtttatttattcatagagacaaagagagagagaggcgcagaaacacaggcagagacacaggcagagagagaagcaggctccatacaggaagcctgacgtgggactcgatcccaggtctccaggatcgcaccccaggctgcaggtggcgctaaaccgctgcgccaccggggctgcccctattttttatttttttaaatattttatttattcatgagacacagagagagagagagagaggcagaggcataggcagagggagaagcaagctccctgtgaggaacccaatgcagaactcgatcccaggactccaggatcacacccggagacacagacagacactgaaccactgagccacccaggcgcccctaacagCATGGTTTATAGTGAGGCATCAGTAGCAAGCAGCCTAGTGTCCAACAACAGCAAAGTACACCCTGTCTTGACTACAGCTCTGTTATTCACATATCTctgaagtgaaaaagaaagatgtcAAATCATATGATTCGTCCGATCTCATGTATACCCTGTAAAAATTCACACATATGTGGTTATAAATAAGCTGGaaggaaaaatagcaaaatgttagTAGTGGTTATTTCTGGATGGTTaaattatgggtgatttttattttcacttttttgatcTGTCCTATACTATAAATATTATACAATGGGCATGTTCTATTTTTACAACCAGGAGAAaattttggcaaaaataaaaattttaagtaaattttggCCTAAATgcattttaggaagaaaagagCATGGGGGAAAGAGCCTGGATTAATGCCTAGGACAGAACCTAGCACACATGacatgcttaataaatgctgACCTTGAAGCTGAAGTTGAGTTCTGGGTTCTATTTCTGAAGATAAAAGTgattagggggcgcctgggtggctcagtcagttaagcatcagattcttggtgTCAGCTCTGGTTATCATCTCATGGATTATGTGATCGAGCCCCTAGTCagtctccttgctcagtagggaataAGCTCAAAGAttatctccttctgcccccccccccccactactCATGCATGTGCTCATGCTCCTGTggtttccctcaaataaataaataattttttaaaaagtgattaggATTGAAGACTTTGGTGACAGATCTATCTGGGCTTTGGAATTGCTacttattggctgtgtgaccttcagggaataatttaattttgtgagcttcagtttccttacccATAAAATTGGGAGGGAGAGATACTAATAACTTCTGCACAAGATTTCCATAAGGatctaatgaaatattaaatatagtttaatatattCTTGGAgttcttggagtgcctgggtggctcagtcagttaggcatctccctttggctcaggtcatgattcccaggtcctgggatggagccccatgtcaggcctccctgctgagcagggagtctgcttctccctctcctttaccCTCTCCgtctgtgcatgctctctctctctaataaataaatatttaaaatagggacgcctaggtggctcagtggttgagcgtctgccttcagctcaggccgtgatcctgcagtcctgtgttggagtcccacattgggcacactccatggagcctgcttcctcctcctgtgtctctgcctctctctctctgtctctcataaataaataaataatttttaaaaaaaatctttaaaataaataaataaataaataaataacttagttCTATATAGATacctagtaagtgctcaataaatgacaaCTCTTACTATTGACTTTGAAGGAGGCCCAGGTCCACTCAGACCCTCAATTATTTGTCAGGAAACCAACCACAGTCACCTTTGGGTGTGTGGGGGGAGTCAGACAAGGTAAAGAGAAAGTACTCATAAGGCTGTCTTGCCTCTTGAAGACTGCGCGGCTCACCTCTAGTGCAAACAAGGACTGTGCTTACTTTTTAAGGCTTTGGCTAGGTGGGAGATGGAAGCTGCCCTGGGGTGCTGTGATGGGATAGCTAACTAAAGGGGGGTTATCTCCACTCAGGTACTGAGCATGAGGAACCTGACCTCTTGAAGGATGAGCTTCAGCTCTACGGAGGTAAGTCATTGTCCAGTGGCTTTGGAGAAAAGAATTACACAAAGGACATGAGGCCTTTGGGCTTTGTTGGACAGAAACAAGTTTATGAGGGTGTTTCATAGCTGAGAAATGCTAGAAAAATATTAGAGTTATGACAAGATGAATGGTTAGAACACTGGTGGATGGTGATGGGGACAAGCATTTTCTACCATGGTGAGGCTGTCCCAGATTCTCTTCCAAACTATAACCTTGACTTGTAGGGTGACTTAGGTCAGTCACCCAATCTTTCTGCGCCTGAACTTCCAGCCAGAAAAATGGAACATGATTAGTACCCAGTGTCTTGGAATAGTGGGCTGTTTACAGGGGTACAGGAAAATTAAGGATCCGATTTCTAAAAAAACTCATGTTATGGAATAATGATCTCCAGGCATCATGATTATTACAGCAAGGAGATACAAACATTATGGCACTTGGCTTGGTAGCACTTTGATGAAATGAGAACAATTTGTAGGAATGAACCAGTTTGCCAAAAAGCCTAAAAACTGCATACTGCAGACAAGAAAACCCATTTAACTTTGTTTAATCCATGGGGCGCCTGCCTGCCTCAGTTAGTACAGTACATGacttgtgatcttggggttgtgattttaagccccatattgggtgtagagattactttaaaaaaaaatcttgattttctttaatCCAATATTTCTATGCCCCTACCTATGTAGTCTCCTAACACCTGATAATAACCCAAGAAAACCAACAAGAAACACATACACCTTctaagaaatgtaaatgaaatattttaatttctgcatcAAGATATTACCCATGGCTGCCTCTGGGTGGTAGCATTGTGAGTAATAATTACACTGTTTTATTTGCTTAACtggattttctaattttctttccttccttttttttttttcctcacaaaaaCAAGTATTACTtggtttagaaaaatgtttttaattactcAGGTAGTATAAGAATAGTTTCACTGGGtgtaaaatgagagagagaaactgttacatttacaaatatttaaaaatgtttttgggggtgcctgggtgactcagtcagttaagcatccaaatcttgattagGACTCAGGTCATGCTCTTAAGGTCgtaagatcgagccctgcatcaggttccgtGGTcattgaggagcctgcttgagattctctctccctctacgccactctcaaataaataaataaatattttaagaaaatgtttcttgagTGCCTGGCTCgttcagtcaatggagcatgtgacttgatctcaaggtgagttcaaactccacattgggtgtagagattacttaaaaacaaaatctttaaaaatatgtttttctcatCATAAAAGTAATTCATATTTACTGTAGAAAACATAGATATCACCACAGAATTGTGAAttactccctcccccccccccccaagacatTGGAGCTTCTTAGTAAATTACATTCTTGGAGTTGGtctcatttcatcttttcctAGTAGGTATGTACTCTCCATACCGTCCACCCTTAAGTAACTTGCAGATAATGTTTTCTATTTGCATAGTAGCCCTAAAACAGTTCAGCATGCTTATTGTCATGTGCTGAGTGCCCCCTTCTGGTACTATGTCCTGGGGCTGACCTGAAGGATGGAAAGTGTGCAGGCATGGTGACTGCTGCTGGTAGTGGCTATACGGGGTCCTGCCTGCCCTTGAGTGGAAGGATTGGACAGGCCAGGAGAGAGGCCACCAGGAACTAGAATAGTCACCAAGAATCAGGATAAATGGGGTGGGTAGGCCACTGTAGACGAGATTAATGGGGAAGCTGCAGCTTGGGACAACTACATAAGGCTCACATCAGCCTCAGCAGCCCAGACAAGGTCAACACTCAGGGTATGGGGCTGGGGTTCCCAGTGTGCAGCCCATCTGGGCTTCCACCAACTCAGAGCCTAGTGGGGCTGGGTCCACGTGCCTGGGTGTCATCACCTGTATCTTGCATAGTCAAGAACAGGCACAGGCTGCAAACTGGTGACCACATGTGTGCAGATGTGTTTTATGTCTCCTAGAGTCatcttattgttattattattgttgttgttacatTTCATCAACTCATACTTTTTCACATTTAGACATCTCAGAAATCAGGATGCATCTTAAAATTACTGGCAACTTATAATTAAAATTGGCAGTGGCTTTTCCTTACATAGTGATATGTGAAATAATGTCATGTCTCACAAACAATGACATCTTGATTCCATGGACTACAAGAGTTGCCAGCCTTTCTTATAATCAAGATGTTGATGTAAAAACCTGGATTTCTGGCTTCTTGTGGGAATTTGAATGACCTGTAAACACTAGACAAGCATTCCTACAGTGGCTGGTGGGTGGTGGCTGCCTTGCTCCAGTCACCCCAGTCACACGTAAAGTCTCTGAGTAAGATCCACCTTCCCCACAGTGTAACTTATCTCCACCCAGAGGATAAGGCATATGTACATGATAACTGATTTTCCTCCCATGTAGGTGCCCCTAGAGAGGTGGTGCCCTCTGGAGAATCAGGTAAGTGTCCACTTAGGGGAAGGGGGTTGTCAGTGCTGATGATGGGCAGTCTGGGCACTGTTAAGGCACTAATTTTGGATTTCTAATTTCCAGGACTCCGAAGAAAAGGCTCTGACCCAGCGAGTGGTAAATACACAAACTccaagaggagagggggaggtggCCTGGATTCCAGGGGGTTAGGACAGGATCAGACAGCCTGAGAGGGCAGGTCAGTCACAGCAGAAATGACAGCACCAGCCAGAGCATCACCTTGATTCTGGAAAGAGATCtccaaggaaaggaaacagaatgcAGACTCGGGCCTGTGTAGCGAGGAGAGGAGTGAGTGGAGGTCCCAACGACAGATACCCCTACCTTCACAGCTTTGCTCTGACTGGTCCTGTGGTGAGGGCCCTCTGTCCTGGGAAGAAGAACCCAGGAGAGCCAGTCTcagggaagcagggaagagaAAACCCCACCTGTCCTCCTTCATCAATTTCAACACTCGTCTCTCTCTTGTTCTTAAGGAGAAGTAGAGGCCTCTGAGTTGAGAAGACTGAATATAAAGAAAGATGGTAAGGAAATAAGTTCCCCAAAACTGCTTCTCTTTGGTCAGATTTCTGACAGGGAGAAAGTCCTCTGGTGGCCTAGAAAAACAATGATCATAGCCCACCTCTGTCGTGTGCCCTACTTGCAAACTCCTCCACTTAGAATCACCTCAGGAAGGTGATACAATGCTCACTTTGTGCAGATATGGAAACGAAGGCCCAGGGATGGAGTGTGACCTTTCAACTAGCGACTGGCATAACCTGGCCTCGAACCATGGTCCTGTGTCGCTTCTGCTATACAGTCACAGGGATGATAAAGGCTCCCCTCTAGCCCTCTGGCCATGATGGGGAGTTGGAAGTGGGGTGAGGAAGCCTGGACTCTAGGGAAGGAGCCATGAGAACTGGAAGGAGCTCCATTGCTTTAAGCCTGGAGTCCATGAGGGCTTCACGGGGGAGGATGGGAAAGGGACAGGAGACCAGGGTGTTTTATGAAACAAATGGCAGTTGTCCTAGAAACATCTGGGGTTGTTGCAAAGGTTCACCTTCAGGGAGTGGGAGACCTTGGTGTGAGTCCCTGACTCTGCCTCTGTCCAGCTAAATGAaccagtttttttattttttaaatattttatttattgatttatgacagacagagagagaggcagagacacaggcagagggagaagcaggctcctcgcagggagcccaatgtgggactcgatcccaggaccccaggatcacgccctgggcgaaaggcaggcactaaactgttgagccactcaAGGTTCCATGAACTAGGGTTTTACAACTTTCCTGGGCctgttctttttgatggctgcatAGTGTTCCATGGTATAAACTTATTTGTCCAGTCACCCACTGATGAACCTAGATGTGTCTGATTTTTTGCTGTTACTGTTGTTGCACCAAATACCACTACATTGGTATAAGATGGAGATTCCCAAAGTACAGGACATGACATTATACTCCAAAGCAAGAAGGTGATTTCCTTTTCTGCTCTCCTTCCTACCGCAAAATCTTAGTCCAGAAcccctgcatctttttttttaagattttatttatttatttattcatgagagacacagagagagagagagagaggcagagacacaggcagagggagaagcaggctccacgcagggagcccgacgtgagacttgatcctgggtccccaggatcacaccctgggccgaaggtggtgctaaaccactgagccacccaggctgcccccaaccCCTGCGTCTTTAATGCTACCCTGACCCTTGCTCATTGCCCTTCAGACAGACAGCATAGCCTTCTGTAATCACAACTCCCTGGCCGAGTCAAGGGCCCTGTGTTCTCTCCGCAGTGactggcccagtgcctggcaaaGTGCAGGAGGGCCTTAGTCACAGAGCACACCTGAACACCTGCCCAAGTCACAGAACCTGCCCTCAGCTCCTCACCATACTTCTGTGAGCGATGAGAACCCACCAAGGCACTTCTGGCCATTGGGCCCACAGAGATATGTGCACAGAGATTCATGTGTAGTGTTATTTGGTGCAGCAACAGTAACAGCAAAAAAATCAGACATCCGTAGGACAAATAAATTAAGTTTATACCATGGAACACTatgcagccatcaaaaaaaaCAGGGCAGATCTACATATGTTCTGAGATGGAAAAATGGCCCTGATCTATCCatgagaggaagaaagcaaatgaTAGAGCTGCAGCTGAACAAACTGGTcctgcttttcttaaaaattcaagtaCAGTTAACagatagtgttatattagtttcaggtatacaatataatgattcaataatccCACACATTTCTCAATGCTCATCATAACTTACTCTTTATCCCTTTCACCTggttcaccccccaccccacacctctcCTCTGGGGACTATCAATGTGTTCTATTTAAGAATCTAGGTTTTtcgtttgtctcctttttttctttgtttgtatgtttgttttgttccttaaattctatatgagtgaagtcatatgatgtttatctttctctgactgacttggtTCAcatagcattataccctctaagtccatccatgttgttgtaaatggcaagatctcattatttttatggctgggtaatattccataatatatacataccactttttgctttatccattcattcatcaatggacatGTGCGTTGCTTCCATAATCTGAATGTTATAAACAATGCTACAATagacacaggggtgcatatatcttttcaaattagtgttttctttttctttgagtaaacacccagtagtggaattactggattgtatggtaatactattttaaattttttgaggaacctccatagttgGTTTGCCACAATGGCTACAACacttttcattcccaccaacagtacatgagggttcctttttctctacatccttgccaacacttgttatttcttgtcttttttattttagtcattctgacaggaatgaggtgatatctcattttgtttttcatttgcgtttccctgatgatgagtgatgttgagtatcttttcatgcatctattggctatctgtatgtcttctttggaaaaatgtctctttatgtttctgcccatttttattcggattgttattattattgttgttgttaagttatataaattctggggcacctgggtggctcagttgtttaaccatctgcattcagctcaagttgtgatccctgggtcctgagatcgagcccccaaccaggctccctgctcagtggggggtctggttctctctctccctctgctactccctctgcttgagccctctctctctatttctctgtcaaatgaataaataaatagataaaagttatataaattctttatatactttggatattaaccccttatcagatatgtcatttgcaaatgtctcctcccattccaaaggttgcctttatggtttgttgatggtttccttcactgtgcagaagcttttattttggtgtcgtcccatttgtttaattttgcttttgtttcccttgcctcaggagacatatctagaaagaatttgctatggctgatgtcaaaggaATTGCTGTCTATGTTTTCTGCAAGGAATtgtatggtttcctgtctcacatataggtctttcatccattttgaatttatttttgtgtacactgtaagaaagtggtccagtttcattctttggcatgtcgCTGTCCCGGtttcccaatactatttgttgaagagactctcttttttccattgaatattcttgcctcctttgttgatgATTAATTGACCACAAAAGCATGGCTttctttctggattctctattctgttctattgacctatgtgtctatttttatgccagtaccatactgttttgattactatagctttatagtatatctttAAATCTGGGTTTGTGATACCTCCctgcttttggttttttaaatgtgCCTATATATGCCTGGAAAGGTTTTGACAATCGTTGCTTGCTTTTAAGGAGGGGGATTAGGGAGAGAAAATGGGGCCTTGTAAAACTTGTAGGCTtgacatatttgcattttttacaatTGCATGTAATATTCATTTGACAAACAAAATACTGGGCAGTCCTGCATGCCTGGCAGTGCTTTAGTCTCTGAGCAAAATCCCTACCCACCAACCTACTGAAGGGAACAGAGAATAAAtctgtttcacattttttcttttcttttctttctttctttctttttttttttttgagaataagtGTAGTAATAATGATATAACAAGTTGAGTTGTGTCAgtgttagaaaaataataaaatgagataaagccTGGAAAGGAATGGGGCTGGGGTGCTTTCTTAGTTGGCCACTCAGGAGCGATGTGTCTGAATAAAGTCACATTGGAGCAGAGGCAGGAATACTTTTagtaacaaaaaaagagagagagagagaaagaagcaaatagtAATCCCCCACCTCTGCCTTTACAGATGAGTTTTTCCATTTTGTCCTGCTCTGCTTTGCCATTGGGACCTTGCTGGTGTGTTATCACTATTATGCAGGTAAGGGCCATGGGAACAGGTCGGGGGATAGGAGGGTTCAGACTTGCAGGCTGACTGTTCTCTCCCCTGCTGCCCTG
This window of the Canis lupus dingo isolate Sandy chromosome 20, ASM325472v2, whole genome shotgun sequence genome carries:
- the TMEM40 gene encoding transmembrane protein 40 isoform X4: METSGPSSQTQDDSQVHAETEDLDCTEHEEPDLLKDELQLYGGAPREVVPSGESGLRRKGSDPASGEVEASELRRLNIKKDDEFFHFVLLCFAIGTLLVCYHYYADWFMSLGVGLLTFASLETVGIYFGLVYRIHSVLHGFIPLFQKLRLMGFRKTD
- the TMEM40 gene encoding transmembrane protein 40 isoform X3 translates to METSGPSSQTQDDSQVHAETEDLDYKETDFYKPDREAGLLSQEQPKRHKSSTSSSSSSSSSSSSSSSSGTEHEEPDLLKDELQLYGGAPREVVPSGESGLRRKGSDPASGEVEASELRRLNIKKDDEFFHFVLLCFAIGTLLVCYHYYAGAIAACGHKRER